Part of the Phragmites australis chromosome 23, lpPhrAust1.1, whole genome shotgun sequence genome is shown below.
GGACCTTGCCTCCGTCGCGGATTCTGCACCGGACGactggccgccccggcctcccccCTTCGTGCCGCCGACCGACGGCCGCTGCTGtggaggtgacggcgacgaTGAGGACGCTTTCCCTTGTCCCCCAGGGCCGTCGCTCCACTGCCGACGGTGCCTCTCCcgccggcctgatggctgctgcctgcggcagacccacggccggcctgcggcctgccgccaGTAGCGCCCCTGCCGCTGGCCTGCGTCTATTCACTCACGACCTCCCTGCCGCCTGCCTACGGCTTGCCACCTGCGGCGTCCCCGCCACCAGTCCTCTGCGCGCCGCCGATCTCCTCATCTACCCAGGGAATCTGtatggtcccggggttccggcgcctcGACCGGTCGACCAAACCCTGGGCGTGAACTCGGgaagcgtcgcttgcagcgccacccggcccGGTTCCTTGCAGAGCACCAACTGCTCACAGGGAAGAACCGCCCGAGTaaggtcttccacgccggtcaccacccgcagCAGAGCCGCCAACGCCCCCTTGTCCAGGTTCCCGTCCTCgtcgatctgggtcctggtgatgtcgtgGGGGTccgtgtacatccagctggggcgggcccgctcccgcaggggcgccaagcGGCAGCGCAGATAATCTACCACCACCATAACAGACGTCAACCCCGCCCGGCGCaggtcgtcgatgcggttcagcacagGCCGCATCCTCGCGTCTTCCGCTGGGGCCGCTTCCCAGATCGACCTCTGTGGTTCCGCCACTGCCTCCGGCAGCgcgaggcggtcgtgggggctgactcAGTCGCACCGCCAATCgtcccacttgctccacagcacctaggggatgtacagctccgccAAGCCATCCCGCAGCCGAAAATTGCAGCAGCCAGCAACGTCCGCGATGGAggagcctctcttcttcccggccagcCGCAGCACGAAGATGTGGCAGAACAGCGCCACTGACGGCGGtactcccatgaacatttcgcAGAAGTGCACAAATATCGCCAGGATGACCACCGAGTTTGGACTCAGATGGACCAACTGGAtgccgaacgtgtcgaggatctaaAGGCagaacgtcgagaatggcggcaccagcccgggtgccatgaaggagatgaagatgacaatgcgctccggccggttcgtgatgggcgggaagctcgccggtgtcaccaccgaggcctcccactggccttcgggcaccatcagcttccagaccttctctgccccctcctcattAGTAATCCGTGACTCcagcagcacgctgtcgggccCCTTGTCACGGTGGCTGCTCCCTGCCTTCGGCATTCTGTCGGGTGGTGGGGAGTATGCTGGGACGGGTGGGAGAAAGGAGGGCGCTGTGGGCCGGAGAAAGAGCGAGAGCtctcgagcgcaaggaagaaaaagaaagcaagagGCTTGAacgcaaagatggcgtaaaggggcaacggttcgctcccctctcccttttatatcctagggatttcaaacgacaCCTGTCGCGGCGCGTTCGGCGAGACGAATTTCCTCGTTCGGCGCAGGCActaggcgaatctccctcgatctgcacggttgccaggcgcactatcctcgaacTACGCAGTTGCCACATGCGCCGCTcacctcgttatcacgcgcctcgggagtcggttgGACATGTGTCCATTCGGCTCCCCGCTGGGTCGTACCAGAGGCCTGGGCCAAAGAGACCAGCGCCTGAAAAGCAGGCCACATGGCGCCGctgctgggatcggcctcgatgaagacgagggccccatctgcagtctctgagccatcgcctgccaatgggcccgagggctgctgtcggtgacacaggaaccaggggtcctcgagtcccgaggccagatcagcagtttgccacgtgatgccctcccgcgggggtcatctttgtgaggtacgagaagactaagtcccgggagagggtgctcggggccatgaaaagtggtccccgagtacccgagttccccgatgacccgagaagaccaagtgtcagaaagagagtgctcggggccataaactgTGGCCTCCAgacactcaagtcccccgacgaccagaaaagccaagtaccgggaagggggtgctcggggctgcgaatagtggcccccgagcacccgagtaccccgaggacccaaggaagttagttccgggagagagtgctcagggctgtgaacagtggcccccgagcactcggttctccgaggacccgaacagccaattccgggagagagtgctcggggccttgaacagtggcccccgagcactcggttccccaaggaccaagaaagggcatatccgggagagagtgctcggggctgtgaacagtgacccccgagcactcgattccccgatgGCCTAaaaagtccttcgccggtggcccccacagaggtctagcggtgaggtgtcaaccattGAAAGGCCGATGTCGCATTTAAGAGgacgcatggcctgtcacctccaactgctcctaccACGGCCTGGTAGGAAAgtgtggggatatttaatgcaccgGTCCCATTGCGGGACATTCGGTgcacctcgggatagcatcgcgaagcccaaggtgccccgcctgctgccctgctgtgtcaggtgtacaagacggagcgggcacgctgggctgttcagtggctgcccgatgggccctctccgcggcgtcCATtgcagaacggcatgatgacaaatcagaccagacgggggcacgttttcaaccctccctatCACTTCGCGCAAcagcctatgatggttgctttccatttatggcgccttggaactcgcatcctccctttctgggcacgctaccgccccgacgggtatttaaagcggcgtGGGCTCCCCGGTGAAAGGGACAAGTGGAGGGAgacagagaagaagaaggttgaggacaggaagccgaggaagaagatagagtctcagtacaagcacagaagctgagatcaccgaagaacaaggagcccgaagctctaggctagacaaatattcttgtaaccagcaacatctctgagagacattctcaaagcatttatagcacacgcacaggagtagggtgttacactcagtgcagcccgaacctgtctaaaaacctacagtgcatttactacttctgcatccgatccttccatcccacctgcatcgcatttacgtccatttatttcacccgcaaaacagattcagaatcatcccctcgaccgaatctcaaagggggtccctccggatccctgcttgaggagttcaccctccgacagcctTCGTTTTGGCTTGTCTTGTGGTGCATCATGGTCATCATCAAGCAAATCACCCTCATCTGCATTAAAATCACCATCAGGCGGATGGGATGTCAGGATAACCCTGGTCTTCGAGGGTGAAGGTGCTTTCATACCCAACAcaaccaagcaccacatctaaTTTAGTGGGCAGTAAATTGACATCCATAAGATCAATCTGGACAAGAACAATGCCATGGCTCCTTAGGCAATGCATGTCAATTTCCAATGGTGCACCAATAACCGTCGCTATAGCCTAGATGGCCAGATAATGCCGAAAAGCCAAAGGAATACCCGCTATATGCACCCCAAACAAATTCAAGGTGAAATAGGGGCTCAACTCATCAGTTGTTTTCCATTCTCCAATAGAAATGGTAGCCCCGTGGGCTTTTAGATGGAACTCAGCGTCCACCATCTTGCTCAAGCTTGTCCGAATTTAGAAAAGCCATAAGATAGCTATCCACTCCCTATGAAACTGCCTCCCAGTTCCAGTCAGAGCGGATCCTTCGTCGAAGTTCATTTTGAATATTTTATGCAGTCAAATGGTTACCTGTCACCTTGACCAAAGCCGTTGGCGGTAACTAAAGGTCAGCACCATTGTGACCAGATTGAGGAACATGGAGAAAACCTACCTTATCCATGCCAAAGCTGAACAACGTTGCGTTCGCTTTTGGGAGATTCAAGATCAGGCGCTTAGCGGCCATCATGCTTGTCACAAATGACATAGTAGAGCAATGCGTCACATGCCTCCATCGAGTGCCCTTTTGTTTTACAGCAAAAGCAATAAATCTTCTTTGTCTTCTGCTTGTTATCTTTTATTTCGGGTGCCAGGGGTGATGATCTTGGGAAGGCAGCCCCGGTCGGCCAAGCTGAGTTGCTGCCCTCCTCCTATGCCTTCGAGGAGCCTTAAGGTCTTCCTGGCTTGCGCCCCCGATATCCCAGATGATAGCCAAGATCGGGGCACCGCCCATTGGGAGTACATGTTGGGGGACCAGTACCAAACACAAATTGATGGCCTTGAGCTGAACCAGGTCCGGTTTGTCTACCAAACCTACCGAGAGTACCAGCCAAGTTGATATCGGATAGCAACTTGAATACACGAACACTTGATTGTGCCAACATGATCTAACCATGACCATGACCTCTGAAAGGAAGGGATACGACAACTCCAGGACATCTAGTTCCTCTGGCCGTAGAACTGGAATTGCCATCCAGTACCCCTAGCCGTAGCACCGGATTGGTCGTGCCCCCGATCGTGACACTAGAATTGCCATCGATGTGTCCACCAGTCTCCTTCCCAGCATCACCACCACATTGGGCGCCAGCCGGAGTATCGGTTACCCCTCGGCCCTGGACGAAATCAGCTGTGTCATTGGGGCTAGCACAATTGCCTGTAATCACCACCTGTGCGAAGGAAGGAGAAAGAgtggaagaaggaagaaggggAATTGGCGCATTCTATAGGGAATGGGAGCACGAAGTCATCGTCTTGCAATTGGAAGGTGATCACGAGCAAATGGAAACATGCCGCCTCCAAATTGCCCCAAAAACATCCTTCCTACTGAGGTCAAGTGAACATTGATCACCTACCGCAAATGACTTTGGGTCCTGCACAGAGATATCAAAAGATTTATCAGCAAATTGACAGTTGGACTCACCAAACATGCACGCCAAAATCTCTCTTGGAAAGAAATCCTCCAGGACCACCACGCATTGCGGCCGACATTTGGGGAGAGGTCCTTGCCAAGTTCGCATTAGCCATCCCCTGCTCTTCCCATGTCCACGCTGTAGAACAGGGATCCCCTTCCCAGAGACTTGAAGAAGAAGCGTCAGACTCGGCACTGGGGCATGAACTTCATGGGCTCTGAGATGCAAGGCCACATCCTCAACTATGCGAGAGGCAGTGATGGAGCAGCCCCAATGACAACACCCTCCTCCGCACGCAGGATTTCATCAATAGAGAAACCAGCGAGGCGAGCCGCTTGAGTGAACTCCCAAGTCGATGGGGATTGCGGAACGTTGGTGCCCTTCACGGAAGTGGCTGAGGCCAGTGATCCACCAtccatgaacttacccccattCGGAACCAAGGACAACTGATTGTCAACCTAGGAGCAGTCCGAGCTGGCCATCCCTGTTCACAGCCAGCAAGCACAAAGAATGAACGGTCTCCAGTTGAGGGGATGATGATGAACGACCTGATCGGCACAACACCGACAAGGTAGATCCAAATTTGCCTCCCGAATCGCCTTCAAGAAACCCTGCAACACCCCATGTACCGCCATAAGCTCGGAGCGCTACCAAACCAACATACAAGACCACCGAACCCTAAAAAAATCAGTAGCACCTCCCCTGAAACtggaggtataactgaccaaacaCCATACACATagagagataaatatatcttcacACTAGTAGTAAGCATCCTGGCAAACGAGGAAAAAGCCTCGATCATATAAAAGTACCACGACGGGTCAACCATACAACAAAAACATCTATAGAATGCCAAAAAGATATCTTGACAGATAAACCAAAAGATGAAGGTGATTGTGCAAACGACATGAAGCTACCCATCCCACATGCTCGCCATCACCTCACATCGTTCCTAgaaagatagcaagggtgagattcTAAAATCTCAGTAAATGAATTGCTTTAATAAGCTATTAAGCTACAGTTGATTATACATTCATCTTTAACAAGGGCAGTATGCTGAACAAGTTAACCATACCTGAACAACATAATTAAGCCTAACAAAAATAGCAACAACACATACTATCATCCGCTAGCTATGACTCACCATGTTAGTTCATTCCAAAACGGTATTAAAGACATCTTTGCAATATAAGAACAGTGTCGAAGTAATTAAAGTAAAGACATCCATgtgaatgcatatgtatgcatatgacACGCTCTTCCTCACCTTTACCCCTCCACAACAACGTAAGGATGTGCGCCGTACCCCTCCACAGGCAATGTACGACGTTGTACCAGTATGGTCGCGGCCATAAGACGGCGacaaaacttccaatgcatgagatatatatgtatgacatgcttcatgcataCCATAACATAACTTCCCAAGATATGCATAATACTTCAAGAATTTCATACTATGATAAAGAACAACTGCAAAGCAACGTATCTTGCTTCCTTCGCTTCTTAGTTCAAGATCCAAGTAAACTTCGAAAAAGTAAATAGTAAAGCAACAAGCTCATGCATAACCAAAAGACACAACTTCTAACATAAGTATATACTTCAACTTCGCATACGAGGAATATGAACAACTACGAGAAATAAGACATATCCCCTTCCTTTACCTCATAATCCAGGGAAAATATCCAATTTTCAGAAGGCGGAAAGTAACACGCATGTCCacattttaatttgataaatcaTTAGTAAGTGCGGCATTTAAAAGATGGAGGTAACCGAATAACAATTTAAAGCGTAACCATCCGCTACATTTACTTGCCATCACCGACAATGAATGTGGGAACTAGATACGTCTCGAAGTGGCACCATCTAAACAAATGCATGAATTAGCACCAAAATGCCACAACAATCAAAAATAAAAGGAGACACGCTCCTACACCCGAAAACCCAGCAAATATGACAACCATGGTCTATGGAAAGACAGCTACCACTTAGCTTGCAAGACACCAAGCGAGAACTTCCTATAACGAGGTCGAAGATGGAAGAACAAAACACCACATGAACTAACTTTCGACGGATGAAACCATCGTTTTATCAATTACTCCTAAGCCACTCATCCAAATTGAACAAGACTAGCGCCATTGGAAAGATAGTGACTAGACCTACAACTTTAATTTTTAGCTTATGGTCGCATTCGAAGCCGATTAAACCTCAATTTCAAAATTAAGTAGCCGCATGCATCGGGTTGACCAAAACACTAATCGGACAATGGAAATAACTATTCCCAACTATCCACAAGCATCTATGGACTATTTAGAAAGTACCCTTGCTGTGGCAATCGACGATTGAGGATGAATTTTGACAAATCTTGAGAACgcccattttcttcttcttcttcttcttcttcttcttcttcttcttcttcttcttcttcttcttcttctctttcttctttctttctttccttctttcttcctctcttaGCCGGTTGGCTGGCCCTCTCCTCTCTGCACCCCTGCCCACCCCCCACTGGCCGCAGCTAGTCGGCAGCACACAGGGGCCCGGTGATAGCGGCGACTGGAGCGGGCGGCCGAAGGCAACGGTGGCAGGCCGAGCCGATGGTCGGTGGCGGCGGTCAGGCGATGACTAGGGTTGGGTTGGAGCTGGTCGGGCATCAAGCTGAATGGGAGTGATCATGTGGGGATTAGGGTCGAGACCGACCCCCAACcttatcctctattttttttatccaatGATCTAGATTTATTAGACTTGTCACAGACTCACTATGTGCCCAAATAGGGTGTTAGAGAGCAAAATAGAATcgtcttgacgagatctacaaaaCTGCGGTCTCTGATAGTCCATCCGAGCAACAGATTAAAAAGTCAAAATTTAGAGTCCTCACATGTCCCACAGTCAACGTTGGAATTTGCACATTTACGTGTATTACAAATCcggaattcaaaattcaaatcccAATTCCTGAGAACAACCGCACATGCAGTCATGAGGACACGTCAGTTCCTGTTACAGAATCAGAACACTGAAGCAACCTGTTATTGGTGCCCACTACAAAGACACCTCTTTTCCCTTATTAAAAAACAAAGACACCTCTTTGATCTGCATTATTGCATTGCAGATTTCCATTCCTAATGTATGGGTCATGCATGCCAGTACTGATACGCTTATTTCGGAACACCCATTAATTTGTGCTTGCTGGAGTGATGGTCATAAGAAAACTGAATGCTTTTCGCACTGCAGTGGCGGTCACAGAAAACTGAATGCCTTTTGCACTACAGTGAACTGTTTGAACTGAGCTCTCAAGCACCGTATCCATGTCCCTTTTCATTGCATCTGGTTGCTTTATTCTATCTTCTCTCCATTCTTTTTCGTTTACAGGTTCACTGAATCTGCGGTAAATTTTTCAGCTTTCACGAAGAAGAACACAGAGTGTAAACAGGGAAGACAGCACCAATTGCCGTTGCAGTCAGACAATGAGGCATGCTTcagagttcacaaaagataatTCAGACAGTGATGGGTGGTTAGGAAAGAATAAGCTTTTGCCCTGCTTTCTGCCTGTTCAGCTATCATTTGTTGCCTGTCGTCTCAGAAGCTCCTTATTCCCTCTTCAAGATCACATTGCTGTTATTCTCAGTGACAAGTACACTACTGGCCGGAGAAAATGGTCGAGTCGTCATCGCTCTGTTCTAAGCTTCTAGCACCACTTGAAAttagaatcttttttttttccaaagtaCGGCACTAGTGATATTGATGCTATTAAAGAATAAGAGAGTTGACTCAATTTATGTGAAAAACTAGATCCGTAAAACTTAACAACTGCACAGTTGAGTTAGGGCTAACCGGCGGAGATTCTAACGACGTGACCGCCCGGACAACACGAGGCCGCACACTACTACACAAATAGAGTCTGTAATCGGGTCATCATTACCAAGCTTGTCGCACAAATATGGCCAAGCAACTCTAACTTCCCAACACAGACCCAGTCTTCAACTTTCCCACAAAAGAGGCCACTCGAACCACATGAAAGGGACTCCCGAACGACGCCATCAAGGAGGGCACGACGTCAAAGACGCCGCCGTCGCTCATCCAAAAAGATTGGGATTGGGTTTTACTCAGAGAACCTCCCAGAGAGGCAGAGAGCATCACAGCACCGCCTCCAAGAAGCTAACGGCGCCCAAGGACATCGCCGGCGCTGGCATTGACACAAAGTCGAAAGGGCTTTTGCCTGGTGCTCCCAGCCAATCGCGTTTGTACCACAACTACAATAATTCACCAGGGTTAAAAGAAGGGAAGCCAACATCCCGCAGACATGCCGCCGACGAAACCAACACCAAGCCGTCAAAGCCCTCGCGGcaagatgggggggggggggatagacCAATCGGATAAGGGGAGGAGCCAAGGCATGCCAGAGAGAGCGGAACGGTGCAAGCATCCCAGGCTTCAGCCACCAACACGAAGACAGACCCTACGCAGAACAATGGCAACCTTCACAAAACAAACATGAGGCACGACACAACCGGGGCTTCACGTCGATGAGTAGATCCTTGCAAGGGCGTGAGAAGCCGCCACCGGACCGCTGCAACGCAGCATTGCTGGGCCGCACCATTGGGTCAAGCCCTCGCGCCGCAAGGCGTGTGAAATAGGTTGCATGAGCGACTGAACGTCATCGCGCGATGCAAGTGGCCGCGCTCACGCAGATCCTCCTCACCTCACCTGGCCGTCGACCACCTTCATGCCGAGGACCGCGCAGCCATCCCGGTCGCGGACGCAGCCCACACACACTACCTCAGCGCGGTCTCCACCAGCCGCTCCCCAGGACCAACCCAACAAGCCCCCTCCCCGCCACCGAGCCGCTGCCTGCCGCCCAGATCTGGCCGTGAGGAAGAAAGCCCCGCAGGGGAGGAGAAAGCACCGTCACTGCCGTCCTTGCGGCCACGTGGGCTTTCGGTAGCGCGCTCAGGTGGCGACGAGGCAGAAGGAGGGGTGGAAGAGGGCGACGATGCTAGGGTTTCAAGGGTAGCCCGAGCCGCCCCTATGGAGCGACGCAAGGGCTTTAGGGAGGCTTTTTTTTACATTGTTTGGTTCTCGCCCCTTAAAATCGGAATCTGATTTGGGCAGACATATTGGTATGCTCACCTTATCAGAATTTCCATCCTGAGCTACATAATTTGTGCAGGCTGGAAAAATGTCACTACTAGATCACTCTGACGACAGATCACCTCCTGTTACCGAATCAGAACATTGACACAACTTGTTATTAGTGCAAAGTACAATTTCATGCACTCGAAGATGCCCCTTTTGAGCGGGGACCAAATCCCCTGATGTTGAGAAGGAACGTCACGGATAAACAGTGCAAGGAACAGTATTTATGAGTGAGTCAATAGTAATTTACAGTAAAACACTGTAGCACAGTTACAATTCATAGAAATAGTGTGTTGATTTCACTGCAGCATGGATACTGTAGCATGCTGTACCATCAAATTTGGATGGTCTACTTCCAATCCAACGGCTCCCAATGGGAGGAAAATCACGATCACTGTAACTCCTCTGATAAGTTAAAAGGAGCCGGTTCCTTTGAGCTGCATGCACTGCAAATTTTCATTCCTAACGTATGTATCATGCAGCCCAGGACTGATGCTGATTTCTGAACACCGACACTTGTGCTTGCTGGACTGACGGTCATAAAAAAACAGAATGCTTTTATTGCACTGCAGTGTGACGGTCATTAAAAAAACTGAATGTTTTCTGCACTGTAGTGAcggttatgcatattgtatttctgcAAATGAAGAGAAATATTCCAATTCCACTGCCAGTCACAGAAAGCCCTTCATCTTTCTCCACCTCTCCTTTTCTCCCAGTATATATATCTCTCTCTGCGTCACAAGTCAGAACAACACTAAAATTAGAGTCAAGCTCTCAGCCCTGACACCATATCTGGATTAAATTGACTCATTTGCAGTTGCAGGTAAATAAAGTGACACATCTCCATATACACATACGCATATTGTGTTTCTGCATAATCTCTGTTACACGTTTTTATTCAGAGAAAAATCCCAGTGGCACTCTTTCAAATTGCATAGTTTCTTAACAGTCACGAGCAGAAAAAACTGAAACTTCGGTTcacttttgttgcttctttgcaGTGCATGTTCTCGAGAGATAGTGAGATAAGCAGTTGATGGCCTCGCAGATGGCGATGGACGGCGGGCTGAGGCGGCTGTTCGAGAAGCCGTTGCCGGAGAACCCGACGCTGCTGGAGGCGCTGTCGGCGTGTAACCATCGCATCCACCCCAAAAAGCCCATCGACCCGGCGTCCGTCACCGAGATCTTCGGCGAGCTCCACTTCCAAGAGAAGCAGCCCGACCGAACCGTCCTGCCGCAGCCGCCGGCGCCTCGCCCTCCTGCCCGCACGACGTCGTGGCTCGACGTCGCCGCCGAGGCCGAGAAGAGCAAGGACGACTCGTCGCTGGACGCGCTCCTGAGGCCCAAGCCGGCGAGCACTGTGGCGACCGTGAAGAGGAGCGCGAGCTTCTGCATGAAGAAGAGCTCCGCGTCCCTGCTGCTCTGCACCGAGGGGCTTGGCTCCGAGAGCACCGTGGACGCCGACGACATGCTCAAGGACGGCGACACCGAGGTCAAGACCGCCGCGCTCAGCGGCCACAGCAAGGACACGGGTATGGACCGCACAGAAGTGGActgcgccggcgccgcgggggcgggggaggaggaggaggggaagcgGCCGCTGTCGTTCCCGCCGCCGATACGATCGATCGGGCGCGGCGGGAAGCCGTGCGTGTGCTTCAGGTCGTTCCGGGCGGATGGGCGGTTCGTACTGATGGAGGTGGTGATCCCCGGCAAGGAGCTCCTGCAGGCGTACCGCGAGGGCGGACGACTGAGGCTGCAGTTCGCCAACGtcgccgctgctgccgccgccgccgctgatgtGGGCGTTGACGAGGAGACGCGTGGAGAAGATGATGACCAAGCCAAGAACGCATGCATAAACGAGAGCTAAGTGGCATGGTGTGTCCTTGATGTATACTTGGTATACTTAACTTGCACACGTTAAGATATTATTTGGCAAAACTCTACTTCCGAGATCTATATAGGATTTAGAgtttatagaataaaataaaattatttaaatatatgtttttagtctaaaataaaaataagatatctCAACCCATAATTATTAATCTGTTCATAACTCCGGCTCGAAGAATTTCTGAAGCTATAAGTGACCGGTCCtaaaaatatttgaagttgAAGCTCTACTAAACCTATCATAATTAGTCTTGTGATGCAATGGTATATGGTTTATGGTGATCAAGACACAAATAGGAGATATGGTGTGCATAAGGTGATGAGCAGAAAGAAACTGATCAACTGCACTCACACCCAAGCCCGGTGGGCACCCGAGACCCAGCAATCCAGCATGCAGGTCTTGCCATGGTAGCACAAAATGGGCAGGAGCAGGACGGCGTCCCGGTCTCTTCTCTCACAGATATGGTTGGTTGGTCGGCTTCTTTGACTCTAGCTCGAGGTCCCGCGTTGGTGTCTCAGCAGTTGTTGGCAGCTCGACATGCCGCGTTGGTGTCTCAGGGAACAACACTATTGGTGCAAACGACTGCCAAGGTTTCCGGGTGGGGCATGCATGGGCAAACGAATGGAAAAGAAATGGGGTCTGGTTGGGGCAGTGGGGCGTGGACGACGAACGATGAGTGTGCGGGCGCCGCATCAGCAGGGGAGCACGGCGTCGGAGGCGGCGGTCCAACGGAGGACAAATGGAAGTGGTGGTTGGTCGGGTGGAGCACTGAAGGACCGAAGTTAGGCTTAGAGTTGTTGGGTTGGGCGTGTGGGTTGAAGAAATGTCAGTTCGGAGGCTCGATGGGTGTCCGCATCAGAAATCTTTCACCCGCCCCGACCTAGCCCAATTTTGGGCCTATTGATAAAGGGCATCACTTATTCAGATACGTATAAAATGAATTTGTTCTTCGTTATTTATATTTTAGGGTAAAAAATGAGATGCTActaatttttttgatattttattgcttacaaatatggaagaagcaccacaataTCATCTGTAAGTCACCTCTCGAATGCCAAAACTAATTGAACTCAAAGTCATTCTTAAAAGGGGCATCATCCTttactggaaagcttatgataagCCTTTTTCAGCGGATCTAATCTCACCTTTAGATTTCTTAAAAATTAATCAGAGCTATAAAATAAGATGATGCATCACTATTTTAGGCATATTGGGTCTTGTAAATGTGTACAGGTCCAAACCCAGGTTGTGTGCGCCTCTCTCCACGGCCGCACAACCCTAGATCTACCTCATCACATCTTCCTTATATATATTTAGTAaccgtcatagtttagacttagattattctattttcgatagttttattatttgttcggtttgtgaaacttCAACTTGAGTTTATCAttagtaattagtaatattcagattgcatctattttttttttttttttgcttgtgttctcaattaaTTTGCAGAAAAAATTTTCTTAGCAAGGTCAATCGTATTTGGTACTATTGATAACTACAGATAAGTGATCTATTATGATCAAAACCTTTAGGTCATCAACGTTCAAACTTCAACGTATCATCTGACCACGTTATCTTTAGAAAGATTAGAAAATACTTCATCATCCATGAGTTTAAAACAATGTCGGCACCCCACTGGGTGCCTAACCGTGGTGACTCGCGCCCATGGGTGAAATTGCCATCCGTTGTGGTGTGAGCATAGCATGCATGCGCGTGCACATATGCCTATGCGTCTTGTTTGTAATCTATCTCGAGACATGGAACTTTTTTTCGTTATTAATTTATATGCCATCTTTTTTATGG
Proteins encoded:
- the LOC133906333 gene encoding protein FANTASTIC FOUR 3-like, which codes for MASQMAMDGGLRRLFEKPLPENPTLLEALSACNHRIHPKKPIDPASVTEIFGELHFQEKQPDRTVLPQPPAPRPPARTTSWLDVAAEAEKSKDDSSLDALLRPKPASTVATVKRSASFCMKKSSASLLLCTEGLGSESTVDADDMLKDGDTEVKTAALSGHSKDTGMDRTEVDCAGAAGAGEEEEGKRPLSFPPPIRSIGRGGKPCVCFRSFRADGRFVLMEVVIPGKELLQAYREGGRLRLQFANVAAAAAAAADVGVDEETRGEDDDQAKNACINES